The following coding sequences are from one Homalodisca vitripennis isolate AUS2020 chromosome 7, UT_GWSS_2.1, whole genome shotgun sequence window:
- the LOC124366824 gene encoding uncharacterized protein LOC124366824: MPVMNRLLECGHRSNVKTAGVNPGDRGDPINRPPSSWITGLRPEARKIELWMGAKSTSLSAGGAASFCRIRALLHWSRSAQSEILSNGPVETYDYILSHIKGDLQKWSNFRTCIEPAEKLSILLRYLSTGMSFEALSETFRMSNYTVGKIVEEVCDCMWEQLAPVHLPVPNKQRFLEIAAEFKEKWNFPNCVGCIDGKHVRIKSPGKSGTMFLNYKKFFSVNLHAVADAKCKFIFIDVGAYGKQSDGGVFEASPISKFFENFSEHLPAPSPIDTSSETLIPYVLVGDDAYPLKSYIMKPFANEI, encoded by the exons ATGCCGGTCATGAACCGTCTTCTTGAGTGCGGTCACAGATCTAACGTGAAAACCGCAGGAGTCAACCCCGGGGACAGAGGGGATCCAATCAACCGGCCTCCAAGTAGCTGGATTACAGGACTACGCCCCGAGGCCCGGAAAATAGAGCTA tgGATGGGTGCAAAGTCGACGTCGCTGTCCGCTGGAGGCGCTGCTAGTTTTTGTCGCATTAGGGCGCTCCTACACTGGAGCCGGTCCGCTCAGTCAG AAATACTATCGAATGGACCTGTTGAAACATATGACTACATACTGTCCCACATCAAGGGAGATTTACAGAAATGGTCCAACTTTAGAACTTGTATAGAACCTGCCGAAAAGCTATCGATTCTCTTGag GTATCTATCAACAGGCATGTCCTTTGAAGCATTGAGCGAAACATTTCGCATGAGCAACTACACCGTCGGAAAAATAGTCGAGGAAGTTTGTGATTGCATGTGGGAACAGCTTGCCCCAGTCCACTTACCAGTGCCTAATAAACAAAGATTTCTTGAAATTGCAGCAGAATTTAAGGAGAAATGGAACTTTCCCAACTGTGTAGGTTGTATAGACGGAAAACACGTGAGAATAAAATCTCCTGGGAAAAGCGGTACAATGTTTTTGaactataagaaatttttttcagttaacCTTCATGCAGTAGCCGACGCCAAGTgtaaattcatattcatagatgTTGGAGCGTACGGAAAGCAAAGCGACGGGGGAGTTTTCGAAGCATCACCAATAtccaagttttttgaaaatttctcagAACATTTGCCTGCTCCCTCACCGATAGATACCAGCAGTGAAACACTCATTCCATATGTTCTGGTAGGCGACGATGCCTATCCATTAAAATCATACATAATGAAGCCATTCGCCAACGAAATTTGA